CCTGAAGATTTCAGCTTCGCATTCCAAAACAGCGCAGATATTTTTGAAAGTAGAAATGCACGGAGTGTGCCATGCCCAGACCAGAGATATTAAACATATAACTTACTGAAAATATATGATATTCAAAACACAAACAAAACTAATGAATTCATATTCTCAAAGTCCGGGGAAAAATATTCCGGCAAGGTTCCCTTTGACCCAAAAAAATCAATAAGCGAAAGGTTTGATGGACTCGCAAAAAGTCCCCAAAAGGCATCGATATCATGCCGGACTTTATCCGGCATCTTTGTATTTTCAGAAAGTTATGGATTCCAGCCTGGGCTGGAATGACGGGAATTGGACTTTTTGCGACCTTGTCAGAGAGCTTTAGTAAAGACGTATAGTTCAAACAATTCGGTGTTATCTTTCAACCTTTTTTTCTATCTTAATCCCCAGTTTCCTCATCTTGCCCCTCAAGGTAGAGGAATTTACGCCAAGAAGAAGGGCAGCGCCATTTTCGCCTTCAATGCGTCCTTTTGTAAGCTCAAGAGTTCTTTCTATGTGGCTGCGGAGAAGAACATCAATGGTTTGAACAGAGCCGGGCACAGGAAGTTGCGCCACGCTTGAAGATTTTGTTTCCCCTGTTATTTCTCCCGAAAGCCCTGAAAACGATAGCGGCCTGCCTCTGCTGATTATGAGAGCCCTTTCTATTACATTCTGAAGCTCGCGAATATTTCCGGGCCAGTCGTATGCCATTAGCTGGAAAAAGGCGTCTGATGCGAATCCCGGATTTACGGGAAGATTCATTTCCCTTGCTTTTCTTAGAGCAAAATATTCAGCAAGCGCTGGAATATCATTTTTTCTGTCCCTTAACGGCGGAATTTTTATGGGAAAAACATTCAACCTGAACCACAAGTCTTCCCTGAAACCGTGCTTTCTGACCATTTCTCTAAGATCACGGTTTGTGGCCGCAATCACCCTTACATCAACCGAAATTGTTCTGCTGCCGCCGACCCGATGGAACTCCATTGTCTGGAGAACACGAAGAAGCTTTACCTGGGCAGCCAGGGGCAGTTCGCCTATTTCATCGAGAAAAATAGTTCCGCCATTAGCCTGTTCAAAATATCCGCGTTTTAAAGAGGTGGCACCTGTGAAAGCACCCTTTTCATGCCCAAAAAGCTCGCTGTCTATTAGGCTTTCAGGAATTGCTCCGCAGTTTATGCTTATCATGGGGCCGCTTTCACGACCTGAACTCTGGTGAATGGCGTTTGCTACAATTTCCTTACCTACCCCTGTCTCGCCTGTGATTAGCACAGGACTTCCAAGCGGAGCGACCTTTCTTACAAGATCAGCAACTTCCTTTAGTCCGGTTTCCGCGCCTATTATCCTTCCTGCTGAAATATGCCCTAATTTTTCTTCGAGGCCCCTTTTTTCACTGGCAAGACGTTCATTAAGGCATACGGATTCCCTGTGATGAAGAAGGTTCAAAACAGACCCTGCAAGAGGTCTCTGGATCATGGCGAGATATTTTTTGTGCTCGTCATTATAAACATCACCGCCTTTTGCCACGAGTCCGAATCCGCCGACAAGTGGCTGGCCAATATCAAAAAGAATGGCAAGGGCTGAGAGATCTTCTTCTTCGCTGAAAATCATGTATCTTGAAGTTGACTGAAAATGCTCGAAAATCTCCCGGATCACGGGACTTCCGGATTTTGTAAAAACAGTCACAGGGGTTATCACTGATGCCCTCACCTCCATAATGGACGCTTCAGAAATCTGGACACTCTCGTCTATCAAAACCCCTCTCTTGCCATAAGCCACAGCAAGATATCTCAGACTGCCCTTTGTGGTGTCGAAGATAAACATATGGGCAAGCTCAAGCGGAAAATATCTGCTGAGATATTTGAATGTCTCGTAAAGAGCCTCTTCAATATTGAGACTGCTGTAGAGGCAAAGGGTGACTTCGCTTATGAATTTTTCTTCTTCCGGAAGCATGAAATATCATTCCTAAACAGATTCAACTCAAACTGAGCAAAACAACTGTCAAATAAAACAGAATTATCAAATACAAAATATTATCTGCCATATTTAACAGAAAACAACAAGGCAATATCTTATATTATTGAATTTTATACAAATATCAAACTGGCACGAATATTGGATTAATAAAGCAGAATCAAAATGGAAATCAGACAAATAATTCTTAAAACAATCCTTCTTGGGGAGAAGATTAAATGAAAGAATTCGCACTCGAAAACAAAGTGGCCCTCATCACAGGCGCAAGCAGAGGCATAGGCGAAGCAATTGCAATGCTCCTTTCAAAATACGGAGCGCACTGCATTCTTGTGAGCAGAAAAACAGAAGGCCTTGAAGAAGTAGCAGGGAAAGTCAGGGCAAGCGGCGGCAAGGCGGATATCATTG
Above is a genomic segment from Desulforegula conservatrix Mb1Pa containing:
- a CDS encoding sigma-54 interaction domain-containing protein, yielding MLPEEEKFISEVTLCLYSSLNIEEALYETFKYLSRYFPLELAHMFIFDTTKGSLRYLAVAYGKRGVLIDESVQISEASIMEVRASVITPVTVFTKSGSPVIREIFEHFQSTSRYMIFSEEEDLSALAILFDIGQPLVGGFGLVAKGGDVYNDEHKKYLAMIQRPLAGSVLNLLHHRESVCLNERLASEKRGLEEKLGHISAGRIIGAETGLKEVADLVRKVAPLGSPVLITGETGVGKEIVANAIHQSSGRESGPMISINCGAIPESLIDSELFGHEKGAFTGATSLKRGYFEQANGGTIFLDEIGELPLAAQVKLLRVLQTMEFHRVGGSRTISVDVRVIAATNRDLREMVRKHGFREDLWFRLNVFPIKIPPLRDRKNDIPALAEYFALRKAREMNLPVNPGFASDAFFQLMAYDWPGNIRELQNVIERALIISRGRPLSFSGLSGEITGETKSSSVAQLPVPGSVQTIDVLLRSHIERTLELTKGRIEGENGAALLLGVNSSTLRGKMRKLGIKIEKKVER